The following DNA comes from Erigeron canadensis isolate Cc75 chromosome 3, C_canadensis_v1, whole genome shotgun sequence.
agatactcATAACGTGGAtttaacaatccataacgtaagtatatatatgtaataaacgtTTCAATAACACATATCGCAAGCAATTAATTAAGTAGTTATCATCTCATTCAATATCATAATCAAACGTATCAACCGACAAGCATTTAACaaacgagtacactttccaccacaaataaagtaaacgtaggggctacgaaactcaccttggcctCTAGAAGTCGTTAGAAAGAGATTAAGCAGACGAGCGGGGAGCACAACAATCACAAACCTATTACATCAACATCTTATCAGCACATTATAACCTAAACTATGCCACATTCCCAAGGATGGATTATAAGATGAATTTAGAACATTTGGTTAAAGATATAAAGGTTTTGATTGAACACAAGTTGAGGTTTGACACTAAATCCGGACGTAGAAATCAAAGTGTTACACGCGCCTTGTTATGGATCATTAAGATGTAATAATGAGTTTGGGTTAAGCAACTAAGGTTTAAACACTTTAGAACACTAAATATACATGATTAGCAAATATGTGACACTTAGAAAAAGCATGTGGCACATAGTTGgctttttcagatttttgggcaaatatgtggcacatgcatacatgCATGTGGCGCATATTTGACTTTGTCCAGACTTTACACAAAAAACCGTGGAACATCATTACTCAATGTGACACATATTTAgctttttcaaatttttggaaaaatgtggcacatgcataccTGCATGTGCCGCATATTTGACTCTGTTCGAACTTTACACAAAAACTGTGACACATCATTACTCAATGTGGCACAGCTGGGCATGTTCTTGCTCAAAACGGATTTCAACACTAAAATTGACCTATGAACGATTTTGGAAGTGCAAATACTCATTTTTAAGCATCATAAACACATATAAACATAACCCATAACAAAAATCCGTCCATAACATGAACACAAGTTCAAAATCAtcttaattcaaccaaaaccctaaatgaaACCCTAGTTTGACTCAAATGCGGTTTTGACTCGATTCTTGACCCAAAAACGTTTAGATTCAACTAGAGACACGTTCaacaacataaaatgatgaatataAGGTAGctttaacttaccaaatcttccacaAGCTTCTAACCCGTATTTGAGCTATAAAAGGAGATTTCTTGCACTTTGAGGTTTGGTCTTTTGATATGATGATTAggtgatgataatgatgatgaatttattGCAAATCTAGCTGGGATGTCATTAAATTAACTCAAGAATTTAGATAGATAGAGAGATGAGTTGTTGGTGCATTTAGTGAGAGATGAGAAAGAGAGAAGGTGTAAGAATTGAATGGATGGATGATTGGGaggatagggttgggtcatgggtggTTCATGGAtcatgggtcgacccatggaTCACCCGATTACGTTTCTAGTCAATTTTTAACGTCACATTACGTCATAAAGCCGATAAATACGACCACATAGCCTCGTCTAGTATAAATACACGTTTCTAACTCATACataaatacatgaactatttaaATCAGTTAGCATAATAAATCATTTAGCATGTTCGGGTCAACGAGTTGAAAATCAATTAAGCCACAAAGTCATGGAATTAAATCAAGATTATCCACGTTTAATATACGTTAATACGAgtcaaaaatcacaaatgttacaGTATGCCTAAATGTTTCATGCCTAGGCCATGCCTAAACCTTGACGGCGGTGTTTACTGCTAGGCATGAGCATGCGCATGCCTAGCCCCATGTCTAGACCATTGCCATCATCTTGAATGGTCTCAGCTTCCTAGAATAAGCCGTTGTGTATTAGTacttatacaaatacaaattagCTCAAAATATGATAATTATTGGATACAAGCTAGTTAAGTTTATAACATAACGTTTTAATATGTTCATCCGTTTTGGCAAAGCTTCATAAAAGACTATATTTtaaccaaaaatatttaaatgcTATATTGAAATTGTGTAGGGGTTATAATTCTTGTTAttcttttctttgattttttgttaAACTTTCTTCGATGCTCCGAGTTAagtatatttctatatatgtaCTATCAAAGTGCGTTTCTACTATTAATGTTGTAAAATTTTAtagttgaaaaataaaatatattaacgTCTAGTActtttcatcttcatttttACTCGTATATAAAAAAGAgccttaatttaaaatttaaattttcgaAACATTAATATTTTAGTACATGCCTTGCTAATGAAGACATTGCATTTATtaacttttatcatttttaaatattacaataataatttcATATACTTGTATGGGTGACAATCAAGGTCTTTCCTATCCGAAGTCAGCCGTTGCGTCAACCGTTGCTACTGTCACTATTTAATCCATGTACTAATAGAAGTTTACAAAATTGTACTCATAACTTCAATATAGACCATATCATTTGGGATGAGCAGGGACCGATACCAGTATCGATATTGACGATATTAGTTtcgaaaatcataaaaatgtggTTTCGGTCCAATATAAGGTGGGATCAGGACGACACTGGTGAAATCCCGTTGTTTGCCACATAATTTTTCTGGTCCGATCCCAACCCCAAATTTCGAAAACCATCAAATTCAATACCGGTTCCCACTACCCACCCCACTTAGGACTCAGTACCACTTCTCGGTACCGAGATTACGACGGTACCGGGACAAGCTTCGGGGGTTGGGTTTTTCACCTCATCCCTACATATCAACAatacttatatctatatatatactactatataaagcgtTAACATTCTTCTCCATTTCAATTAAGATTATTATAACCCGAAATTCCCCACATCCACAACAAGTAAAGTACATggtttattaaaaaacaattaatattaaaatttagcccgtaatttcaaaaaataactatattacacCATTAtcttacatcaataacttacattaCTCGTCAAATATTTTTACCACCAATTCCTACGAccatcattcattttaactacCATTATTGTCGCTATTCTACTTTGTTGTATCATCTAgttattactaaaaataattaatcaattaatatttCTATTTATctccatatctatatctatatctatatctatacacagAAAGTACAAACAATCCCCactcacacacatatatatacatacatacacacgcCTATATATAATCAGAGAAAGTTCTGATCATGTCCCCTCTCCTCCTCTACAAATCTCTCGATCTCCATACCTTAACAAAACCCCTCTGTTAAACAAACACTTTTAGATTTCATTCATCAATAAATTCAGGATTTTGTTCAATTGGGTATCTTCTTATTACCATTTCATCCTTTTTTTCATTTGGGCCTTTTCTTGAATTTCCATATTTGATaataaagtttcaaactttttttgATTTTGCAGGTTTTTATGGACACCCTTTATCTTGTTTTCAATTGGGGTGTTTCTATTTTTgggatttatgttgtaaatattggattttgaaattagggttttgttatatatatagaaaaaaatagTTGACATTTTGATTTGATGGGGAATAAGTTGGGAAGAAGAAGACAATTAGTTGATGAAAAGTATACAAGACCACAAGGATTGTATCAACATAAAGATGTAGATCATAAGAAGCTTAGAAAGCTTATACTTGATTCTAAACTTGCTCCTTGTTATCCTGGTGATGATGATTGTAGTTGTGATCTTGAAGAATGCCCTATTTGTTTCTTGGTTTGTcccttttcatatatatatatatatatatataatttaaattttttgtgtAATTGAAGTTCAGATATATCTGTGATAATGATTTTAGTACTAATGATTCGGAAACAGTCTCTCTACCCGCGGATATGACTGTTGGGGGTAGGAATGTAAAATTTCAGCTCCCCACACCTAGCTCATGGCATGATTGGGTATTGTTGACGTTGACATTGATTTTAGTACTAATGAGTTGGTAACTTGACTAAAGGGTTGTATTGAATTGATAGGTTGGGAATTGTTGTGGATTTAGAAATGAAAATTCTTTGAATTGTGTGATTTTGATACATTGATTTTTCGATTTGTTTGGAACTTTTTTCAGTATTATCCAAGTCTAAATAGATCAAGATGTTGCATGAAAGGCATTTGTACCGGTAAATATTCAGTTTTTCGTGTAATTGTCATTATTCTACCAAGGCTGAGAATGGTTCTGTTAATTAACGAGTTTTTTTGTTGAATCAGAGTGTTTCTTGCAAATGAAGACACCCAATTCTACGCGCCCAACACAGTATCCTTTGTTGGTGTATAATTTACGTAGTTGTATTATTTGTAATCTTCTCAGTTTTCAAAGTTATATGCTGCGGTTGGGAATTGGGATTCttaacaattataaagatgtccATTTTGTAAAACATTGAACTACGCTGTGGAGTATAGAGGCATGAAGAGCAAGGAGGAAAAGGGGCAGGAACAAATTGTAAGCAGTAAAATACATAATTAGTGGAATAGACTTAACCGATTATTTTGGTAGATAACTTGAATTATACTGTTACAGGAAGAACAAAGGGTGATAGAAGCCAAAATAAGAATGAGACAACAAGAAATTCTGGATGAAGAGGAACGAATGCTAAAAAGGCAAGATATGAGTTCCTCAAGTAGGATAAATGAACCAAGTGAAGCTGAATATTTCTCCCAAGCAGGTATGTGTTAGAAACACACGTTAATTGTTTGTACAAATTGAGTTTCTTATTGAATTTCCAGAGGGGTGTATTATACAGTatgtttaaaatgtttttttccttCTCGTTTACcatttaatcaacttatttttACTTATATGCAGCGACAACTTCTTCTGAAGGTGAGGAAATCATTTCTGCTCCACATTCGGTTGGTGCAACAATTAGATATCCTCAACGTTCTAGGGAGAacaggtgtgtgtgtgtgtgtttaattCCTGCTAATGTTAAGCTCCTGAGCTATTTTATTCTATCCTTGCCATAATATTTTAGTGCCAAATTCGAATATCTGTTTTGTTATTCTAATATATATTACCTATAGCAAATAATTAGATTTCCCTGAGCTTATCTTGTAAAGCATTATTGCATGCGAGATGATATGGTTGACTTCAAAAGATATAAGAAGACAGTTTAGTAGAAATTGTGGCACAAAGGAGGTAGTGCCATAGCAAGTggaggtggcaatttcaaccaCTTTATGGGTATATTTGGGTTATGCACTTGTATTTTGTCTTTAACGGGTAAAGCGAGTACCTTCTAGAAATCTTAAACATGGAACTAGTTGGATATGTAAAACTGGTTGAAATTCTCCCAAGTGTACTTGATTATCAAGttttaattgaaaaatacaGTTTCTAgtcatatttaaaatattgattATTTCTAAAGCTGATTACTTTTGGACACCCAACCCGTGTTAGCTGGTTCCCATCCTACCCGTGCATTTTGCTACCTGTACTGTTCTTCACTTCTTGCTTTAGAAAAGATATGTAAATGTTAAATCATgtcgtagtttttttttaagtaaatgaGTTAGAGCCGCTTTGCCTTGTTTACCTCAATAATGGTTATTCCCTAAACTTCCAACCCAGATTAGTTTAACAATGATGACGGTTAAGCTACAAGCTATGTAGCATGCTAAAttgtaaacattttttttttttttgtcatttcatCTTGTCAAACATAGCATTATCAAACTAGCTCTTAAAGCCCATAGGTAAGTCCTTACGTCAAGCATATTGGATAGGGTTGGCTGCCAGATTTCTGGTAACCAACTTCAGTCAAAAGTCCTTTGCAACTAACCatctataaaattttaaaaggtcCATAGAAAGCTCTGAATTTTTAATACCTGGTGATCCGTAAAGGTTAATAGTTCATTATGAGTAGGTGGCACCTGACATGTTAGTAACCTATAACCGAGTTGGCTTTAACATTGACGGTTCTGACTTTTATTTGAGACTGTGCGTAGAAACCAGTTACTTGCAGATAAGACTGAAACTATCTTCACGTTGGAAGATTTGAAAAGTGAATGGTTTTTGGCAGGGATGAATATATTGGGCATTCTTTGTGCAATCAACCCTATTAAAACTAAGCGGTGCTTCTACTTTATAACAAGTAGAGCTTATGAAGCACAAATTTTAATTTAGTAATGATAAATGTGGCTATTACATAGTCtaatcttttcaaattttgactCGTCTTATGCATTTCTCTTCTTTTCCTTCACCTTTCCTGTTGTTATGTGTCTCTTTATCTTGTTAGGCATACGTTTGTTGTTAGGCATACTTTTATGCACATGAATCATTTTTGTTTCGAATATTTTATGGGTTGTCTTATGTGAATGCAGAGAAGACGAGTTTGACCTTGATCCTGAAAATATAATGCTCATGGAAGCTATCTGGTTGTCGTATCAGGTACTAATTATTTTCCATACATTCATTTACAGCTGCAACAATTTTTTTGACTGTTAGATCTTTTTTAAACTCGTGTTGTAACCAACAATTATTAGGCCACAGAATGTCATGATTCAGGAAAGACTCGAAGCTTATAATATATGTAATGctctttcaaaaatataaattttaaggtTATCTGAACCGGCGCTTGTCAAATTGATGACATGGCTGCTTCGGTCTCAGTGACTTTTGCAATGCTGAATTTTTTGTCCTGATGACGTGACACCtagaaaccagaatataaacttAAGTCAGAAGTTGTATAAACGTCAAAATATACCTCTTTATGTAATCTGTTATGTTTCTTCGTTTTAATATCGTTATTTTGTTTATGGTTACCGGGGATTATATACAGGAGGATAACAAGCATCAACACCATAATTCCAACTATGGCGATGCTGCCCAGTTAGCAAAATATGCAACTGAAGTTCGTGTTTTAGCGTCTATGGCTCCACAAGCCGAATCATCAGCCTCAACATCATCACCTTCTGGGGGTCTTGCATGTGCCATAGCCGCTCTGGCTGAACGGCAGCAAAAGGGAGGAGAATCATCAACCAATTACAGCCACTACGGTGGGAATATGTCAACATACAACGTGCATCCAGACCATAGCTCAACAGGGTTATCACTTGATAGCCATCTGCAAATAGATCATGATGGTTCAGATGAATTGACTGAACCAGTCTATGGGTATGATAATTCAAGTGCAGTAGATGATATAAGCAGGGGACAACGCGGTCAACAGGATGAAATGGAGAATGGTTATGGTGGGGGGAGTATAGTTGTTCCCGAGAGCTTCGAAGAGCAGATGATGCTAGCCATGGCAGTTTCGCTGGCAGAGGCTCGAGCTAGGACTAGTACACCAGAAGTTGCTTGGATTTAGCTTGTGTGTTTTAAGGAGTGTTTGTGTTGGTATACAGTATGTAAAACAGAAAAGATTAGTTTAGGTTTGTGGGTAGAGCTTTAAATCATGAAACCATACAGATATATGTAGCTCCCTCCCCCTTCTCCCTCATAAGATTTCAGTGTCTTGTATCATTTGTTGTTAGTGAGGGAATTCAGATTCAGGTTTGAAAAGTGAAGTCAGTGATTGTCTTTGGCCATACACATATACGCGTACTTTTGGTCATCACATTATACGTATATGCATATGCTTGTGCTCATCACAGTAATAGCGTGCTTCTATTTTTCTGATGGTTGTTCGTTGGACTGGTTATTAGTGGACTCTCCGTTAATTGCCAATTATTGACTTAATGACTACTCGACCGTGCTTACCAGCCACAGTTAAAAGAGAAGTCAATGTGGTATGTCTGGACATCCTTTATATCAGCCTCATGTGCACGATAATATGACAAGTCATATCTATTCATTTTTACTGATGAATCAAGGCATTTCAAACTGTCTGTATCAATGTCAcctctttggaaatgcactaaCGTGAGAGACCCTTCATGACTTCATGTTACTCTCTTGAGGTCTGGTTGAGCTTGAATCGATAGTGACATGAAATGTTTTATCACAAAATCTGAGCGATTAGGAAAAAGTTTTGAATATCCGAGTGACTCGATCCTCAATGCATATAACTTACACGACATAATTTGATCCCTTTAAAATGATCTTTATTTCTTTGCTACGTTATTCtggttttttttaaagataaataagtCAATTATGATGCTTAAGTTTTAATTGACTTGttatttgaaaataatttaCTATTGAAGACGTATATTAGAAGCTCACAAACTAGCGTGCACGGGATCGATCACGGATGCTTTATCCCTTTGAATTGACTTTTCAGTCGACGCTCTTGTCTTGTACATTACTTGCAtattaaagtcaaaattcatCCTAAGGATTTATTTAGTAtatttaagagttaattacagaaatcgtccctgtcgtggtactcagcttgcagatttcatccctaattttcaaaaattatagttttagtctaaaaaactttgctccgtcaacagttttagtcgtggccataaacgtccgtttaaaaCCAAGTCACGTGATTCACACGTGATAGGTAATCTCGTAAATTGGCTTAATAATAcccagagttaattacagaaatcgtccctgttgtAGACGGTCACTTGcaactttcatccctaactttcaaaaaattacagttttggcTCAAAATTTTTATCCTCAATctatatgaaaagaaacatttacacacaaaaaaaatcctaattatCCAACTTCTTTTATTTCTGTCAGAtataaattcacaaacaatcttAACTCACACCTTACTCTCTTTTTGAAAACTAGAGATTCAGACTCTCTTGGATTTAAGTGTTTATGGGTtttaaataattgatatattttttttacttagttttatttttgttttgagaaTTTATAAAAATAGAGGAAGAGCTAAGAATAATAAAGATAGtgagatttttctaagatttttttgtttgtgaattaattgtatataaagaaTAGATCtatgatgtgactaatttatacccatttcccacatcgttattgaccgtttatttaagtgttttaagtctattttgtgtgcatttggcgcgtttatggtgtttgttagtgtttacaggctctaaacaggttacgcgtttaTCTGgcacattttcggatgattttTGGTCAAGACAATGATTTATGAGATTGAGAGTTGATAAAGTTTAGAAGATTGAAGAGTTCAGCAAGCTTAAAGACCGAAAAACGAATTTTAGTCACCAAGCttgtgactgcggcgcagtggaggtTGCTAtgcccactgcgctgcagtccATATCCACGGAAAAGAGTGGAACACaccccactgcggtgcagtgggggtTACACTAGgacgactgcgccgcagtcgaATCAAAAGGAAAGAAGGCCGACGAAAAggactgcgctgcagtgggagTATCCATTGCCAATGCGCCGCAGCCATccaaaagtcaaagtcaaaccctcctcactgcggcgcaatgaggGGATGCActacccactgcgccgcagtgggtgcacgggggcTAAAGGGTTGGATCGTTTTCTGTATCAGATTTTGAAGGAGTATAAAAGcaaaaaccctaggtcgaatttcaggcatcaaaaatctttctaggagctgttctacaagggttcttcaatctccaatcaagataatttcttaggcggattcgttgaagattcacgagcacccatctagattgtatctacttactgtcttgcaatttatttttcatcttggtacatcatgtttctcttctattttaatgtaacaccccaaatatttcaaggtaaaagaaattgacccctttttatagttttgacattaaattaatttcctagtattttatttttggatatggggttaatttagttggaactttagcggatagcgggtaaaatacccaccaaATTGagaagtgggtcgtggcacccataggAAGTGCCAGACATCTTCTTTTGAGTATGAATCATACTTCCactcttatttttttcttcccttcatgcattccttctcatattctttcaaaatcaaagagtaGTTCATTAAGAGCAAAATCATTAATCATCTCCATCTATATTAGAAATTTACAAGCTAGGGTTTTGGTGATTTTGGGTGGTGGCTGAAAATCAAGAGGAAAAAGGGGAGAAAAAGAAATTGTAGCCTATAGTCTTGATTTAGCTCATtgaatcttgaggtattgaattcccttaatttagtttttatctttcttttgaaattagggttcatggatgaaccatattgggggtttttgcaagaatatgaattatggttaatttttctcaattccttagttaacctaatTGTCATTGAG
Coding sequences within:
- the LOC122593708 gene encoding E3 ubiquitin-protein ligase DA2-like gives rise to the protein MGNKLGRRRQLVDEKYTRPQGLYQHKDVDHKKLRKLILDSKLAPCYPGDDDCSCDLEECPICFLYYPSLNRSRCCMKGICTECFLQMKTPNSTRPTQCPFCKTLNYAVEYRGMKSKEEKGQEQIEEQRVIEAKIRMRQQEILDEEERMLKRQDMSSSSRINEPSEAEYFSQAATTSSEGEEIISAPHSVGATIRYPQRSRENREDEFDLDPENIMLMEAIWLSYQEDNKHQHHNSNYGDAAQLAKYATEVRVLASMAPQAESSASTSSPSGGLACAIAALAERQQKGGESSTNYSHYGGNMSTYNVHPDHSSTGLSLDSHLQIDHDGSDELTEPVYGYDNSSAVDDISRGQRGQQDEMENGYGGGSIVVPESFEEQMMLAMAVSLAEARARTSTPEVAWI